From a single Nakaseomyces glabratus chromosome F, complete sequence genomic region:
- a CDS encoding uncharacterized protein (CAGL0F09251g~Putative adhesin-like cell wall protein (adhesin cluster V); predicted GPI-anchor), translated as MKSTHQKGQKFCVNNVCASKMRKKQLSSTWIFYIIQLCYHLSLATSQAVVQSNTIVYGNNPPEYDNGYIVLGGAYLAFQDMTTVAMYDTVKVQKGGALYYLNNGLDGFNIISENHILGFFNFENNGTVVVDDRNSTTAGTWKIDNHLFSSSSFINTGSMMFTSSHGDTIEIGSEAVTNTGYIYSKGVSANMPQIFKIGNLANPWYNTGTICLANTSFDLENPIHGGGCITVGENSKFDIGGIDVQQQTVYLSDSTSVLKVTHGQDVRVYGLGNGNGFLTPLLAFESFKYDALTGILHATIGFGDVLHISANIGKGYNSSLFEVVETFEFQGTKYTNYNYLRYNGKPPQKAPDICQPCVEVPSYTFEVPDSYETTNDLGFSETISFFSTYNENHLPMIGTTTIYTPPAVYTITKSDKRTTETDIVSRVTGIDNNNRPFTYYTTIKDKDQIKTIVTKYVTTTISEGKTTMWTTTMTELVSNITTTDSNGKPTTIVTTYPSPAASGADYTTVITGSDSKAHTDIVSHITTTDSNGKPTTIVTTYPSPAASGADYTTVITGSDSKAHTDIVSHITTTDSNGKPTTIVTTYPSPAASGADYTTVITGSDSKAHTDIVSHITTTDSNGKPTTIVTTYPSPAASGADYTTVITGSDSKAHTDIVSHITTTDSNGKPTTIVTTYPSPAASGADYTTVITGSDSKAHTDIVSHITTTDSNGKPTTIVTTYPSPAASGADYTTVITGSDSKAHTDIVSHITTTDSNGKPTTIVTTYPSPAASGADYTTVITGSDSKAHTDIVSHITTTDSNGKPTTIVTTYPSPAASGADYTTVITGSDSKAHTDIVSHITTTDSNGKPTTIVTTYPSPAASGADYTTVITGSDSKAHTDIVSHITTTDSNGKPTTIVTTYPSPAASGADYTTVITGSDSKAHTDIVSHITTKDSDGKPTTITTTIPLKPSDAGEADYTTTIDKGNGDFETDLVSHITTKDSDGKPTTITTTIPLKPSDAGEADYTTTIDKGNGDFETDLVSHITTKDSDGKPTTITTTIPLKPSDAGEADYTTTIDKGNGDFETDLVSHITTKDSDGKPTTITTTIPLKPSDAGEADYTTTIDKGNGDFETDLVSHITTKDSDGKPTTITTTIPLKPSDAGEADYTTTIDKGNGDFETDLVSHITTKDSDGKPTTIITTVTLTEEPDYTSVFVSDGHTITAVVSHVTMINDIGQTVTTTVTVMSYDQVGEGVYTSAPAYSQPPVTTTTVSADTTTATVVISYFPSIGVDGVTRTGTTTVSTVSVGGEADYTTTVDRGNGSTETDVISHITTTDSNGNPTTVTTTITNAPAPSNSKANIGSDYTSTVVSNGHTFTEVVSHSTGADEHGHTIVSTVTETLGDQSHGNTVSSAAPVSTVSGAGSNAPGTAGVGGIVNSQKPQSQNVAGQGSGNEKPTQAAGTAGGSGSGSGSGSGPVHQSVGNIVPSGSPSVQSPMDTASPVSGIHGSQTPNSVPSQAQQQGQGQGQEQEPSSRQQAATTVLSPSGSSVNNNGSGFSSTQTASVLQGKGASIRVASSSIVFSMIAVIVVGMI; from the coding sequence atgaaaagtaCACATCAAAAAGGTCAGAAATTCTGTGTGAATAACGTTTGTGCTTCAAAGATGAGAAAGAAACAATTATCCTCAACCTGGattttttatatcatcCAATTGTGCTATCATTTGAGTCTTGCTACCTCTCAAGCTGTTGTTCAAAGCAACACAATCGTTTATGGGAACAATCCTCCAGAATATGACAATGGTTATATTGTATTGGGCGGAGCTTACCTGGCATTTCAGGATATGACTACTGTTGCAATGTATGATACTGTTAAAGTTCAAAAAGGAGGTGCTTTGTATTACCTTAACAATGGTTTGGATGGTTTTAACATCATATCGGAAAATCATATTTTGggatttttcaattttgaaaataatggaactgttgttgttgatgataGAAATAGTACCACTGCTGGTACATGGAAAATAGATAACCATCTCTTTAGTTCCAGTTCCTTTATTAATACGGGTAGTATGATGTTCACTTCCAGTCATGGTGATACTATTGAAATTGGTTCTGAAGCAGTAACAAACACTGGCTATATCTATTCAAAAGGTGTAAGTGCAAACATGCCCcaaatatttaaaatagGAAACTTAGCAAACCCTTGGTATAATACAGGTACTATATGTCTAGCAAATACTTCTTTTGATTTGGAAAACCCTATTCACGGAGGTGGTTGCATAACGGTTGGtgaaaattcaaaatttgacATAGGTGGTATTGACGTCCAACAACAAACTGTTTATCTATCAGATAGTACGTCTGTTTTGAAGGTAACACACGGACAGGACGTCCGTGTTTATGGTCTTGGGAATGGGAATGGTTTTTTAACTCCACTGTTAGCATTTGAGAGTTTTAAGTATGACGCTCTTACAGGGATTTTACATGCTACAATCGGTTTCGGTGATGTGCTACATATCTCAGCTAATATTGGTAAGGGCTATAATTCAtcattatttgaagttGTCGAGACCTTTGAGTTCCAGGGCACAAAGTACACTAATTACAATTACTTGAGATATAACGGGAAACCACCACAGAAGGCACCAGACATTTGTCAACCATGTGTTGAAGTTCCTTCCTATACATTTGAAGTCCCTGACTCTTATGAGACCACAAATGACCTAGGATTTAGTGAAAcaatctctttcttttcaactTACAATGAGAATCACTTGCCAATGATAGGTACTACTACAATTTATACTCCTCCAGCTGTCTATACAATCACAAAGTCTGATAAAAGAACAACTGAAACGGATATTGTGAGTAGAGTAACTGGAATTGATAACAATAATCGTCCATTTACATATTATACGACAATCAAAGATAAAgaccaaataaaaacaatagtTACAAAATATGTAACAACCACAATCAGTGAAGGAAAAACAACAATGTGGACTACAACAATGACAGAACTAGTATCAAatatcaccaccacagactccaacggcaagcctaccaccatcgtcaccacctacccatccccagctgccagcggcgcagactacaccaccgtgatcaccggctctgacagcaAGGCCCACactgacatcgtctcccacatcaccaccacagactccaacggcaagcctaccaccatcgtcaccacctacccatccccagctgccagcggcgcagactacaccaccgtgatcaccggctctgacagcaAGGCCCACactgacatcgtctcccacatcaccaccacagactccaacggcaagcctaccaccatcgtcaccacctacccatccccagctgccagcggcgcagactacaccaccgtgatcaccggctctgacagcaAGGCCCACactgacatcgtctcccacatcaccaccacagactccaacggcaagcctaccaccatcgtcaccacctacccatccccagctgccagcggcgcagactacaccaccgtgatcaccggctctgacagcaAGGCCCACactgacatcgtctcccacatcaccaccacagactccaacggcaagcctaccaccatcgtcaccacctacccatccccagctgccagcggcgcagactacaccaccgtgatcaccggctctgacagcaAGGCCCACactgacatcgtctcccacatcaccaccacagactccaacggcaagcctaccaccatcgtcaccacctacccatccccagctgccagcggcgcagactacaccaccgtgatcaccggctctgacagcaAGGCCCACactgacatcgtctcccacatcaccaccacagactccaacggcaagcctaccaccatcgtcaccacctacccatccccagctgccagcggcgcagactacaccaccgtgatcaccggctctgacagcaAGGCCCACactgacatcgtctcccacatcaccaccacagactccaacggcaagcctaccaccatcgtcaccacctacccatccccagctgccagcggcgcagactacaccaccgtgatcaccggctctgacagcaAGGCCCACactgacatcgtctcccacatcaccaccacagactccaacggcaagcctaccaccatcgtcaccacctacccatccccagctgccagcggcgcagactacaccaccgtgatcaccggctctgacagcaAGGCCCACactgacatcgtctcccacatcaccaccacagactccaacggcaagcctaccaccatcgtcaccacctacccatccccagctgccagcggcgcagactacaccaccgtgatcaccggctctgacagcaAGGCCCACactgacatcgtctcccacatcacgaccaaggactctgacggcaagcctaccacgatcaccaccaccatcccattgaagccaagtgatgccggcgaggccgactacacgacgacgatcgacaagggcaacggtgacttcgagacagaccttgtttcgcacatcacgaccaaggactctgacggcaagcctaccacgatcaccaccaccatcccattgaagccaagtgatgccggcgaggccgactacacgacgacgatcgacaagggcaacggtgacttcgagacagaccttgtttcgcacatcacgaccaaggactctgacggcaagcctaccacgatcaccaccaccatcccattgaagccaagtgatgccggcgaggccgactacacgacgacgatcgacaagggcaacggtgacttcgagacagaccttgtttcgcacatcacgaccaaggactctgacggcaagcctaccacgatcaccaccaccatcccattgaagccaagtgatgccggcgaggccgactacacgacgacgatcgacaagggcaacggtgacttcgagacagaccttgtttcgcacatcacgaccaaggactctgacggcaagcctaccacgatcaccaccaccatcccattgaagccaagtgatgccggcgaggccgactacacgacgacgatcgacaagggcaacggtgacttcgagacagaccttgtttcgcacatcacgaccaaggactctgacggcaagcctaccacgatcatAACAACTGTGACTCTAACAGAAGAACCAGATTACACATCTGTGTTTGTTTCTGATGGTCACACGATTACAGCTGTTGTTTCTCATGTTACAATGATTAATGATATCGGTCAGACGGTCACCACTACAGTGACTGTTATGTCATATGATCAAGTAGGTGAGGGTGTATACACTTCTGCTCCTGCTTACTCTCAGCCCCCAGTAACTACGACAACTGTGAGTGCAGACACTACTACCGCCACTGTTGTAATTTCGTACTTCCCATCTATTGGCGTCGATGGAGTCACCAGGACAGGTACAACAACCGTCTCCACGGTATCTGTCGGAGGTGAAGCCGACTACACTACAACAGTCGACAGGGGCAATGGCAGTACCGAAACTGATGTCATTTCGCATATCACTACTACCGACTCCAATGGTAATCCTACAACAGTaaccaccacgatcaccaATGCACCCGCACCTTCGAATTCTAAAGCAAATATTGGGTCTGATTACACCAGCACTGTGGTTTCTAACGGTCACACGTTcaccgaggttgtatcCCATAGCACAGGTGCTGATGAGCACGGTCACACAATTGTTTCCACAGTAACAGAAACTCTAGGTGACCAGAGTCATGGAAACACTGTTTCAAGTGCAGCACCAGTCTCAACAGTATCCGGTGCTGGATCTAATGCTCCTGGAACAGCAGGTGTAGGTGGTATTGTCAACTCTCAGAAACCTCAGTCACAAAATGTGGCTGGCCAAGGGTCTGGCAACGAAAAGCCAACACAAGCTGCTGGCACAGCCGGTGgtagtggctctggctctggctctggctctgggCCAGTTCACCAATCGGTAGGCAATATTGTACCATCTGGATCTCCATCTGTTCAGAGTCCAATGGACACTGCATCTCCAGTCAGTGGTATTCATGGTAGCCAAACACCAAACTCTGTACCTTCACAAGCTCAAcaacaaggacaaggacaaggacaagaacaagaaccaTCATCACGTCAACAGGCAGCCACGACTGTTCTATCACCTTCTGGTTCCTCTGTTAACAACAATGGCAGTGGATTCAGCAGCACGCAAACAGCATCTGTCCTACAGGGTAAGGGTGCTTCGATTAGAGTTGCTTCTTCCAGTATTGTATTCTCAATGATTGCAGTAATAGTTGTCGGTATGATCTAA